The following proteins come from a genomic window of Achromobacter sp. AONIH1:
- the ilvD gene encoding dihydroxy-acid dehydratase: protein MPHYRSRTSTHGRNMAGARALWRATGMKDGDFGKPIIAVVNSFTQFVPGHVHLRDLGALVAKEIEAAGGVAKEFNTIAVDDGIAMGHGGMLYSLPSRELIADSVEYMVNAHCADAMVCISNCDKITPGMLMAAMRLNIPVVFVSGGPMEAGKVKSPTDGKVIAKIDLIDAMIKAADPNVSDADVAEVERSACPTCGSCSGMFTANSMNCLTEAIGLALPGNGTIVATHAWRKGLFEQAGRLVVDLCRRYYQEEDASVLPRSIATKSAFENAMALDVAMGGSTNTVLHLLAAAQEAGVDFTMADIDRISRKVPCLCKAAPATDKYHIEDVHRAGGILGILGELARADLLDLSCGNVHSGTLGNAIAQWDVAGDAGEEAQKFYRAAPGGIPTTVAFSQDATFLTLDTDRKTGCIRSKENAYSKDGGLAVLYGNLAEKGCIVKTAGVDESQWVFTGRARVFESQDDAVEGILGDKVVAGDVVVIRYEGPKGGPGMQEMLYPTSYLKSKGLGKVCALFTDGRFSGGSSGLVIGHASPEAAEGGTIGLVEDGDVIEIDIPRRKMHLAVSDEVLARRREAMNAREKAWEPVDRERVVSLALQAYAALATSADRGAVRDLSQLKQKR, encoded by the coding sequence ATGCCGCACTACCGTTCCCGCACCTCGACCCACGGCCGCAACATGGCCGGCGCCCGCGCCCTGTGGCGCGCCACCGGCATGAAGGACGGAGACTTCGGCAAGCCGATCATCGCGGTGGTCAACTCCTTCACGCAGTTCGTGCCGGGCCACGTGCACCTGCGCGACCTGGGCGCGCTGGTCGCCAAGGAAATCGAGGCCGCCGGCGGCGTCGCCAAGGAATTCAACACCATCGCCGTGGATGACGGCATCGCCATGGGTCACGGCGGCATGCTGTATTCGCTGCCGTCGCGCGAGCTGATCGCCGACTCGGTCGAGTACATGGTGAACGCGCATTGCGCCGACGCGATGGTCTGCATCTCGAACTGCGACAAGATCACGCCGGGAATGCTGATGGCCGCGATGCGTCTGAACATCCCGGTGGTGTTCGTGTCGGGCGGCCCGATGGAAGCGGGCAAGGTGAAGTCGCCGACGGACGGCAAGGTGATCGCCAAGATCGACCTGATCGACGCCATGATCAAGGCGGCCGATCCCAATGTGTCGGATGCGGATGTGGCCGAGGTCGAGCGTAGCGCCTGCCCGACCTGCGGTTCCTGTTCCGGCATGTTCACCGCCAACTCGATGAACTGTCTGACCGAGGCCATCGGCCTGGCGCTGCCGGGCAACGGCACGATCGTGGCCACGCACGCATGGCGCAAGGGCCTGTTCGAGCAGGCCGGCCGCCTGGTGGTGGATCTGTGCCGCCGCTATTACCAGGAAGAGGACGCGTCGGTCCTGCCGCGCAGCATTGCCACCAAGAGCGCGTTCGAGAACGCGATGGCGCTGGACGTGGCGATGGGCGGCTCGACCAACACGGTGCTGCACCTGCTGGCCGCGGCGCAGGAAGCGGGCGTGGATTTCACGATGGCCGACATCGACCGCATTTCGCGCAAGGTGCCGTGCCTGTGCAAGGCGGCGCCGGCCACCGACAAGTACCACATTGAAGACGTGCATCGCGCGGGCGGCATCCTGGGCATCCTGGGCGAGCTGGCGCGCGCGGATCTGCTGGACCTGTCCTGCGGCAATGTGCACAGCGGCACGCTGGGCAATGCGATCGCGCAGTGGGACGTGGCGGGCGATGCCGGCGAGGAGGCGCAGAAGTTCTATCGCGCGGCGCCCGGAGGCATTCCGACGACGGTGGCGTTCAGCCAGGACGCGACGTTCCTGACGCTGGACACGGACCGCAAGACAGGCTGCATCCGCAGCAAGGAAAACGCGTATTCGAAGGACGGCGGGCTGGCGGTGCTGTACGGCAACCTGGCCGAGAAGGGCTGCATCGTGAAGACCGCGGGCGTGGATGAGTCGCAGTGGGTGTTCACGGGACGCGCGCGGGTGTTCGAGAGCCAGGATGATGCGGTGGAAGGCATCCTGGGCGACAAGGTCGTCGCTGGCGATGTCGTGGTGATTCGCTACGAAGGGCCGAAGGGCGGGCCGGGGATGCAGGAGATGCTGTATCCGACGTCCTATCTGAAGTCCAAGGGTCTGGGCAAGGTGTGCGCGCTGTTCACGGACGGGCGTTTCTCGGGCGGGTCGTCGGGGCTGGTGATCGGGCATGCTTCGCCGGAGGCGGCGGAGGGCGGCACGATCGGGCTGGTGGAAGACGGCGATGTGATCGAGATCGATATTCCGCGGCGCAAGATGCATCTGGCGGTGTCGGATGAGGTGCTGGCGCGGCGTCGCGAGGCGATGAACGCGCGGGAGAAGGCTTGGGAGCCGGTGGATCGGGAGCGCGTGGTGTCGCTGGCCTTGCAGGCTTATGCGGCGCTGGCGACTTCGGCAGATCGGGGGGCGGTGCGGGATCTTTCGCAGCTCAAGCAGAAGCGTTGA
- a CDS encoding helix-turn-helix domain-containing protein, with amino-acid sequence MNRRKTDIPPPAASAASVRSRAASGPGGAPRNGPRTPANLDLFPYEASARPVAGLAVDYEDGHRVRRHRHRRAQLLYAISGVMVVETEAGIWVVPPTRGVWVPAWVAHGIRMSGEPRMRTVFVEPGAAAHLPTQCCVLSISPLLRELMAAATEVPLDWQPGTRDGRLMMLLLDELRQEPVLPLHLPQPAEPRLARICRAIVRHPERQDGVADWALELGVDPKTVQRLFLRHTGMTFGRWRQQARLLAAMERLARGERVLDVALDLGYESPSAFAAMFRKALGEPPSAFAARGAASA; translated from the coding sequence ATGAATCGTCGAAAAACGGACATTCCCCCGCCGGCCGCCAGCGCCGCGTCGGTGCGCAGTCGCGCCGCCAGCGGTCCCGGCGGCGCGCCGCGCAACGGTCCCCGCACCCCCGCGAACCTGGACCTGTTCCCCTACGAAGCCTCGGCGCGGCCCGTGGCCGGACTGGCGGTGGACTACGAGGACGGCCATCGCGTGCGCCGCCATCGTCATCGCCGCGCGCAGCTGCTCTACGCGATCTCGGGCGTGATGGTGGTGGAGACCGAGGCGGGCATCTGGGTGGTGCCGCCCACGCGCGGCGTGTGGGTGCCGGCCTGGGTGGCGCATGGCATCCGCATGAGCGGCGAGCCGCGCATGCGCACGGTGTTCGTCGAGCCGGGCGCGGCCGCGCACCTGCCCACGCAGTGCTGCGTGCTGTCTATCTCGCCGCTGCTGCGCGAGCTGATGGCGGCGGCGACCGAGGTGCCGCTGGACTGGCAGCCGGGCACGCGCGACGGCCGCCTGATGATGCTGCTGCTGGACGAGCTGCGCCAGGAACCGGTGCTGCCGCTGCATTTGCCGCAACCGGCCGAGCCCCGGCTGGCGCGCATCTGCCGCGCCATCGTGCGGCATCCGGAGCGGCAGGACGGCGTGGCCGACTGGGCCCTTGAATTGGGGGTGGATCCCAAGACGGTGCAGCGCCTGTTCCTGCGCCATACCGGCATGACCTTCGGCCGCTGGCGCCAGCAGGCGCGGCTGCTGGCGGCGATGGAACGGCTGGCGCGCGGCGAGCGGGTGCTGGACGTGGCGCTGGACCTGGGCTACGAGAGTCCGAGCGCCTTCGCGGCCATGTTCCGCAAGGCCTTGGGCGAGCCGCCCAGCGCCTTCGCGGCGCGCGGGGCGGCGTCCGCCTGA
- a CDS encoding LysR family transcriptional regulator has protein sequence MRGLNLDHLRMFAQVAELGSFSAAAERNGVTQPAVSLQVRQLERRYGLKLVERVGRRARPTAAGLELLTHIRAIDATLAQAEQAMTAHASQVSGRLRLGTGATACTYLLPPLLADLRRRFPALEVVASTGNTADMLRGLENNALDIGLVTMPAPGRMFQVEPLREDEFVAIFPAHGPIPVPASATPQALAALPLVLFEPGARTRRLVDDWFEKAGLAAKPVMELGSTEAMKEIVAAGLGCAVLPRLAVSGAGRRDALTVLPLAPRLARTLAIVMRGDKPLSRGLRHLREALLGLRA, from the coding sequence ATGCGTGGACTGAACCTGGACCATTTGCGCATGTTCGCGCAGGTGGCGGAACTGGGCAGCTTTTCCGCCGCCGCCGAACGCAACGGCGTGACGCAGCCGGCGGTCAGCCTGCAGGTGCGGCAGCTGGAGCGGCGCTACGGGCTGAAACTGGTCGAGCGCGTCGGCCGGCGCGCCCGTCCGACGGCGGCCGGGCTGGAGCTGCTCACGCATATCCGCGCCATCGACGCGACGCTGGCCCAGGCCGAGCAGGCCATGACGGCCCATGCCTCGCAGGTGAGCGGCCGGCTGCGGCTGGGCACGGGCGCCACCGCCTGCACCTACCTGCTGCCGCCGCTGCTGGCGGACCTGCGGCGGCGCTTCCCGGCGCTGGAGGTTGTGGCCAGCACGGGCAATACGGCCGACATGCTGCGCGGGCTGGAGAACAACGCGCTGGATATCGGCCTGGTGACGATGCCGGCCCCGGGCCGCATGTTCCAGGTCGAGCCGTTGCGGGAGGACGAGTTCGTGGCGATCTTCCCGGCGCACGGACCGATCCCGGTCCCGGCCAGCGCCACGCCGCAGGCGCTGGCGGCGCTGCCGCTGGTGCTGTTCGAGCCGGGCGCGCGCACGCGGCGGCTGGTGGATGACTGGTTCGAGAAGGCCGGCCTGGCGGCCAAGCCGGTGATGGAGCTGGGCAGCACGGAGGCCATGAAGGAGATCGTGGCCGCCGGCCTGGGCTGCGCCGTGCTGCCCAGGCTGGCGGTGTCGGGCGCGGGGCGGCGCGACGCGCTGACCGTGTTGCCATTGGCGCCGCGCCTGGCGCGCACGCTGGCCATCGTCATGCGCGGAGACAAGCCGCTCAGCCGCGGGCTGCGGCACCTGCGCGAGGCCTTGCTGGGCTTGCGGGCCTGA
- a CDS encoding GNAT family N-acetyltransferase, whose product MPAPTLLIRDSVDADLPAIKAIYAHHVLHGTASFELDPPSIEEMRQRRAAVLAQGMFYLVAEIDGEVVGYAYATPYRPRPAYRHTVEDSVYVKTGRGGLGIGGKLLAALVERCAAAGWRQMLAVVGDSRNAASLALHASQGFHPVGTLRSVGHKHGEWRDTVLMQRALGDGDATPPGRP is encoded by the coding sequence ATGCCCGCCCCCACTCTCCTCATCCGCGACAGCGTCGACGCCGACCTGCCCGCCATCAAGGCCATCTACGCCCATCATGTGCTGCACGGCACCGCCTCCTTCGAGCTGGACCCGCCGTCCATCGAGGAAATGCGCCAGCGCCGCGCCGCCGTGCTGGCCCAGGGCATGTTCTACCTGGTGGCCGAAATCGACGGCGAAGTGGTGGGCTATGCCTACGCCACGCCGTACCGCCCGCGCCCGGCCTACCGCCACACGGTGGAAGACTCGGTCTACGTGAAGACCGGCCGCGGCGGACTCGGCATCGGCGGCAAGCTGCTGGCCGCGCTGGTCGAGCGCTGCGCCGCGGCCGGCTGGCGCCAGATGCTGGCCGTGGTGGGCGACAGCCGCAACGCGGCCTCGCTGGCGCTGCACGCCAGCCAGGGCTTCCATCCCGTGGGCACGCTGCGGTCGGTCGGACACAAGCATGGCGAATGGCGCGACACGGTGCTGATGCAGCGCGCGCTGGGTGACGGCGACGCCACGCCGCCGGGCCGGCCGTGA